One Rhinolophus sinicus isolate RSC01 linkage group LG06, ASM3656204v1, whole genome shotgun sequence DNA window includes the following coding sequences:
- the YIPF1 gene encoding protein YIPF1 isoform X2, producing the protein MAAVDDLQFEAANPDATTISIEDPSETPKHQRGPPRASGREEDDELLGNDSDKTELLAGQKKSSPFWTFEYYQTFFDVDTYQVFDRIKGSLLPIPGKNFVRLYIRSNPDLYGPFWICATLVFAIAISGNLSNFLIHLGEKTYHYVPEFRKVSIAATVIYAYAWLVPLALWGFLLWRNSRVMNIVSYSFLEIVCVYGYSLFIYIPTAILWIIPQKAVRWILVLMALGISGSVLAMTFWPAVREDNRRIALATIVTIVVLHMLLSVGCLAYFFDAPEMDHLLTATVVPNQTVAAAKSS; encoded by the exons ATGGCAGCTGTAGATGACTTGCAGTTTGAAG CAGCAAACCCAGATGCCACCACAATAAGCATTGAAGATCCTAGTGAAACCCCCAAACATCAGCGAGGACCCCCAAGAGCCTCAGGGAGAGAAGAGGACGATGAGTTGCTGGGAAATGACTCTGACAAAACTGAG TTACTTGCTGGACAGAAGAAAAGCTCCCCGTTCTGGACATTTGAATACTATCAAACATTCTTTGATGTAGACACTTACCAG GTCTTTGACAGAATCAAAGGGTCTCTTTTGCCAATACCAGGAAAAAACTTTGTGAGGTTATATATCCGCAGCAATCCAGACCTCTATG GCCCCTTTTGGATATGTGCCACATTGGTCTTTGCCATAGCAATTAGTGGGAATCTTTCCAACTTCTTAATCCATCTGGGAGAGAAGACATACCATTATGTACCCGAATTCCGAAAAG TGTCCATAGCAGCCACAGTCATCTATGCCTACGCCTGGCTGGTTCCTCTCGCACTCTGGGGTTTCCTCCTGTGGAGAAACAGCCGAGTTATGAACATCGTTTCCTATTCGTTTTTGGAGATTGTGTGCGTTTATGGATATTCACTCTTCATTTATATCCCCACAGCA aTACTGTGGATTATTCCCCAGAAAGCTGTTCGTTGGATTCTAGTCCTAATGGCCCTGGGCATCTCAGGCTCTGTCTTGGCAATGACATTTTGGCCAGCTGTCCGTGAGGATAATCGGCGCATCGCGTTGGCCACAATTGTGACAATCGTGGTGCTTCACATGCTGCTTTCTGTGGGCTGCTTG GCATACTTTTTCGATGCACCAGAGATGGACCATCTCCTAACGGCTACAGTTGTTCCAAACCAAACAGTTGCAGCAGCCAAGTCTAGCTAA
- the YIPF1 gene encoding protein YIPF1 isoform X1, which translates to MAAVDDLQFEEFGDVAISLAANPDATTISIEDPSETPKHQRGPPRASGREEDDELLGNDSDKTELLAGQKKSSPFWTFEYYQTFFDVDTYQVFDRIKGSLLPIPGKNFVRLYIRSNPDLYGPFWICATLVFAIAISGNLSNFLIHLGEKTYHYVPEFRKVSIAATVIYAYAWLVPLALWGFLLWRNSRVMNIVSYSFLEIVCVYGYSLFIYIPTAILWIIPQKAVRWILVLMALGISGSVLAMTFWPAVREDNRRIALATIVTIVVLHMLLSVGCLAYFFDAPEMDHLLTATVVPNQTVAAAKSS; encoded by the exons ATGGCAGCTGTAGATGACTTGCAGTTTGAAG AATTTGGTGATGTAGCCATTTCTTTAGCAGCAAACCCAGATGCCACCACAATAAGCATTGAAGATCCTAGTGAAACCCCCAAACATCAGCGAGGACCCCCAAGAGCCTCAGGGAGAGAAGAGGACGATGAGTTGCTGGGAAATGACTCTGACAAAACTGAG TTACTTGCTGGACAGAAGAAAAGCTCCCCGTTCTGGACATTTGAATACTATCAAACATTCTTTGATGTAGACACTTACCAG GTCTTTGACAGAATCAAAGGGTCTCTTTTGCCAATACCAGGAAAAAACTTTGTGAGGTTATATATCCGCAGCAATCCAGACCTCTATG GCCCCTTTTGGATATGTGCCACATTGGTCTTTGCCATAGCAATTAGTGGGAATCTTTCCAACTTCTTAATCCATCTGGGAGAGAAGACATACCATTATGTACCCGAATTCCGAAAAG TGTCCATAGCAGCCACAGTCATCTATGCCTACGCCTGGCTGGTTCCTCTCGCACTCTGGGGTTTCCTCCTGTGGAGAAACAGCCGAGTTATGAACATCGTTTCCTATTCGTTTTTGGAGATTGTGTGCGTTTATGGATATTCACTCTTCATTTATATCCCCACAGCA aTACTGTGGATTATTCCCCAGAAAGCTGTTCGTTGGATTCTAGTCCTAATGGCCCTGGGCATCTCAGGCTCTGTCTTGGCAATGACATTTTGGCCAGCTGTCCGTGAGGATAATCGGCGCATCGCGTTGGCCACAATTGTGACAATCGTGGTGCTTCACATGCTGCTTTCTGTGGGCTGCTTG GCATACTTTTTCGATGCACCAGAGATGGACCATCTCCTAACGGCTACAGTTGTTCCAAACCAAACAGTTGCAGCAGCCAAGTCTAGCTAA
- the YIPF1 gene encoding protein YIPF1 isoform X3 encodes MAAVDDLQFEANPDATTISIEDPSETPKHQRGPPRASGREEDDELLGNDSDKTELLAGQKKSSPFWTFEYYQTFFDVDTYQVFDRIKGSLLPIPGKNFVRLYIRSNPDLYGPFWICATLVFAIAISGNLSNFLIHLGEKTYHYVPEFRKVSIAATVIYAYAWLVPLALWGFLLWRNSRVMNIVSYSFLEIVCVYGYSLFIYIPTAILWIIPQKAVRWILVLMALGISGSVLAMTFWPAVREDNRRIALATIVTIVVLHMLLSVGCLAYFFDAPEMDHLLTATVVPNQTVAAAKSS; translated from the exons ATGGCAGCTGTAGATGACTTGCAGTTTGAAG CAAACCCAGATGCCACCACAATAAGCATTGAAGATCCTAGTGAAACCCCCAAACATCAGCGAGGACCCCCAAGAGCCTCAGGGAGAGAAGAGGACGATGAGTTGCTGGGAAATGACTCTGACAAAACTGAG TTACTTGCTGGACAGAAGAAAAGCTCCCCGTTCTGGACATTTGAATACTATCAAACATTCTTTGATGTAGACACTTACCAG GTCTTTGACAGAATCAAAGGGTCTCTTTTGCCAATACCAGGAAAAAACTTTGTGAGGTTATATATCCGCAGCAATCCAGACCTCTATG GCCCCTTTTGGATATGTGCCACATTGGTCTTTGCCATAGCAATTAGTGGGAATCTTTCCAACTTCTTAATCCATCTGGGAGAGAAGACATACCATTATGTACCCGAATTCCGAAAAG TGTCCATAGCAGCCACAGTCATCTATGCCTACGCCTGGCTGGTTCCTCTCGCACTCTGGGGTTTCCTCCTGTGGAGAAACAGCCGAGTTATGAACATCGTTTCCTATTCGTTTTTGGAGATTGTGTGCGTTTATGGATATTCACTCTTCATTTATATCCCCACAGCA aTACTGTGGATTATTCCCCAGAAAGCTGTTCGTTGGATTCTAGTCCTAATGGCCCTGGGCATCTCAGGCTCTGTCTTGGCAATGACATTTTGGCCAGCTGTCCGTGAGGATAATCGGCGCATCGCGTTGGCCACAATTGTGACAATCGTGGTGCTTCACATGCTGCTTTCTGTGGGCTGCTTG GCATACTTTTTCGATGCACCAGAGATGGACCATCTCCTAACGGCTACAGTTGTTCCAAACCAAACAGTTGCAGCAGCCAAGTCTAGCTAA